The DNA region ATACTCCGGGCCATGAAGCGTTTTCAAAACTTCGCGGCCGCGGCGCTAAAGCCGCAGATGTAGCAATTCTCGTAGTAGCCGCCGATGACGGCGTTAAGACCCAAACTGTTGAAGCGATAGAACACATTAAAAAAGCCGAACTGCCTTTTATTGTCGCGATAAACAAAACCGATAAACCGGAGGCTAATCCAGAAAAAGTAAAAAAAGAACTCGCCGAAAACGATGTGTTGGTTGAATCGTGGAGCGGTAAAGTGCCGTCGGTTGAAATTTCCGCTAAACAGGGAAAAAATATAAACGAGCTTTTGGACTTGGTTTTACTTTTGGCAGATTTAAACGAACTTAAGACCAACCCGAAAAAGCCGGGCGAGGGGCTGGTTATTGAAACCAATCTTGATCCGCGCCGGGGAATAGTCGCATCGTTGCTCATTTTAGACGGCATAATTCAAACCGGCGACTACATCTCAAGCGGCGGAGTAACGGGAAAAATAAAAATAATTGAAGATTTTTTGGGAAATTCAATCACGCAAGCGCATGCTTCGTCGCCCGTTATAGTTATTGGTTTTACCGAACCGCCCCAAGTGGGAGAAAAGTTTTCTACCGATAAAATCCCTTTCACAGCTGCTTTAAAAGTTGCCAAAAAAATAGGTGAGTTTATTGAAAAATCCTTTGATGATGAGCCCGGTCAAATCATAGAGCCGGAAGAAAAAACGAAAAATACGTTTAACATAATAATAAAAAGCGACTTTCAAAGCTCGGCTGAAGCCATAAAAGAAGGTTTTGAGAAAATGATATTTGAAAACAGCAACATTAAAATTCTTAAGGCCGAGACAGGAAACGTTAATGCTGGTAATTTGGAACTGGCGGATTTAAGCGACGCCATCATAATCGCTTTTAACGTCAAAGTTGACACCACCCTTTCGCTTTACGGCAAACTTAAAGAAAAAGTAATTTCCGGAAACATTATTTATGAAGTTTTAG from Parcubacteria group bacterium includes:
- the infB gene encoding translation initiation factor IF-2, producing the protein MPNSKNNNLIPRSPVVVVMGHVDHGKTKLLDYIRKTSVAEKEAGGITQHIGAYEITYKNRGITFLDTPGHEAFSKLRGRGAKAADVAILVVAADDGVKTQTVEAIEHIKKAELPFIVAINKTDKPEANPEKVKKELAENDVLVESWSGKVPSVEISAKQGKNINELLDLVLLLADLNELKTNPKKPGEGLVIETNLDPRRGIVASLLILDGIIQTGDYISSGGVTGKIKIIEDFLGNSITQAHASSPVIVIGFTEPPQVGEKFSTDKIPFTAALKVAKKIGEFIEKSFDDEPGQIIEPEEKTKNTFNIIIKSDFQSSAEAIKEGFEKMIFENSNIKILKAETGNVNAGNLELADLSDAIIIAFNVKVDTTLSLYGKLKEKVISGNIIYEVLDKAKKLIETSLKPRPEREETGQLQILAVFRKEKNRQVVGGKVTSGEIVKNARIEIVRDDAVIGQGRIISIESEKKEVGKVEAGRETGIAVDFGEPKIAVGDTVVLFRSLKQN